One segment of Nitrospirota bacterium DNA contains the following:
- a CDS encoding NADH-cytochrome b5 reductase: MATAPVTRITSKTPTPYELTSIHRDTHDTKTFCFALPDDATLDLLPGDHLYVHTTIDGKPVKRPYTPSSMPGATGYFDLTVKRYETGLVSKYLHDREVGERVLMSGPNPGGHWVDGMAKKVGFVAGGSGITPMIAIIRWILARSLPVELFLVYANKAEADIIFKEEWDEDVREHATFHCYHVLNEPPAGWSQGRGRITEVVLRAQLPPPGPDTVIFLCGPPPMVDAVETTLNAIGHAEQAIIFP, encoded by the coding sequence ATGGCTACGGCACCTGTCACGCGCATCACGTCGAAGACGCCCACACCCTACGAGCTGACCTCGATTCATCGCGATACCCACGATACAAAGACGTTTTGCTTTGCCTTGCCTGACGACGCCACGTTGGACCTGTTGCCTGGCGACCACCTCTACGTCCATACGACAATCGACGGGAAACCGGTGAAGCGGCCCTATACGCCATCGTCGATGCCCGGCGCCACGGGGTACTTCGATCTGACGGTGAAGCGGTACGAGACCGGCTTGGTGTCGAAGTATCTTCATGACCGGGAGGTCGGGGAGAGGGTGCTGATGAGCGGGCCGAATCCTGGCGGCCATTGGGTGGACGGCATGGCAAAGAAGGTGGGGTTTGTGGCCGGAGGCTCAGGCATCACCCCGATGATTGCCATCATCCGATGGATTCTCGCCAGGAGTCTCCCTGTCGAATTATTTCTGGTCTATGCCAACAAGGCCGAGGCCGACATTATCTTCAAAGAGGAATGGGACGAGGATGTGCGCGAGCATGCGACGTTCCATTGCTATCATGTCTTAAATGAGCCGCCTGCAGGCTGGTCGCAAGGCCGGGGCCGTATTACCGAGGTTGTGCTGCGTGCGCAGCTGCCGCCGCCTGGCCCTGACACCGTGATCTTTCTCTGCGGTCCCCCGCCGATGGTCGATGCGGTGGAAACGACGCTCAACGCGATCGGCCATGCCGAGCAGGCGATCATTTTCCCGTAG
- a CDS encoding DUF2934 domain-containing protein: MAKQRKITGAPSTAPESMEDEIRSLAYQLYCDGGYQNGHDLEYWLKAEQQTMVRRKAHLRRVV; encoded by the coding sequence ATGGCAAAGCAGCGAAAAATAACGGGAGCGCCATCCACTGCCCCTGAATCGATGGAAGATGAGATCCGGTCTCTTGCCTATCAACTGTACTGTGACGGTGGCTATCAGAATGGTCACGATCTTGAGTACTGGCTGAAGGCCGAGCAGCAAACGATGGTTCGCAGAAAGGCGCACTTGCGCAGAGTTGTCTAA
- a CDS encoding pyridoxamine 5'-phosphate oxidase family protein — MAQRYSELSDAHIQFIAKQKIFFVGTATADSRINLSPKGMDSLLVLGNRRIVWLNVTGSGNETSAHVQQQPRMTVMFCAFDGPPLILRLYGTARVVHPRDPEWRELFSLFPPFPGARQIFDVTIDLVQTSCGMAVPYLSYTGDRELLNEWAEKKGEEGLKQYREEKNQVSLDGIPTHIVTKSGEE; from the coding sequence ATGGCTCAACGATATAGCGAACTCTCCGACGCCCATATCCAATTCATTGCCAAGCAGAAGATATTTTTTGTCGGGACCGCCACGGCGGACAGTCGCATCAATCTCTCTCCCAAGGGCATGGATTCCCTGCTGGTACTCGGCAACAGGCGAATCGTCTGGCTCAACGTCACCGGGAGCGGCAATGAAACGTCGGCCCATGTTCAACAGCAGCCGCGCATGACGGTGATGTTCTGTGCCTTTGACGGTCCGCCTCTCATCCTGCGGCTCTATGGCACCGCGAGAGTCGTTCATCCGCGCGATCCCGAGTGGCGCGAGCTCTTTTCCTTGTTTCCTCCGTTCCCCGGCGCGAGGCAGATTTTCGACGTGACGATCGACCTCGTGCAAACGTCTTGCGGGATGGCGGTTCCCTATTTGTCCTACACCGGCGACCGGGAGTTGCTGAACGAATGGGCCGAGAAGAAAGGCGAGGAGGGGTTGAAGCAGTATCGGGAGGAGAAGAACCAGGTCAGTCTCGACGGCATTCCGACACACATCGTGACCAAGAGCGGCGAAGAATAA
- a CDS encoding cupin domain-containing protein produces the protein MIPSDKSGYGLKRGEGHTIDFRGTKMTVKVPGAQLDESYSLIEMVHPPNVGPASHIHPTGAEAFYVLDGAYTIHSGDEVYRAAPGDFVYIPKGVPHLYQSGASGGTVLVLSPAGLERYFTEVSDLLRVGTITWDLEQAIAKQYGQEFLDRLKHWGQ, from the coding sequence GTGATTCCCAGTGACAAGAGCGGGTATGGTCTCAAGCGAGGCGAAGGTCATACGATCGACTTTCGCGGGACGAAGATGACGGTGAAAGTCCCTGGCGCGCAGTTGGATGAATCCTACTCGCTGATTGAAATGGTCCATCCGCCGAACGTCGGCCCCGCATCGCACATCCACCCGACCGGCGCTGAAGCGTTCTATGTGCTGGACGGCGCCTACACGATTCATAGCGGCGATGAAGTCTATCGGGCGGCTCCCGGCGACTTTGTCTACATTCCGAAAGGGGTCCCGCATCTGTATCAGTCCGGCGCGAGCGGCGGGACGGTGCTGGTGCTGTCGCCTGCAGGACTCGAACGGTATTTCACCGAAGTCTCGGACTTGCTCCGGGTCGGCACGATCACCTGGGACCTGGAGCAAGCGATCGCGAAGCAGTACGGCCAGGAATTCCTCGATAGACTCAAGCACTGGGGACAGTGA
- a CDS encoding addiction module protein encodes MSIHLPLKDMTLLEKLAVMESLWEDLSKTPDAIESPAWHKDVLEERRQRTAQGQSTFSDWETAKADIRKRLS; translated from the coding sequence ATGTCTATTCACCTTCCCCTCAAAGACATGACGCTCCTGGAAAAGCTTGCAGTGATGGAATCCCTCTGGGAGGACCTCAGCAAGACTCCGGACGCCATTGAGTCGCCTGCCTGGCACAAGGATGTCCTTGAAGAACGTCGCCAGCGTACCGCTCAGGGACAATCCACGTTCTCCGATTGGGAAACAGCCAAAGCCGACATTCGCAAACGGCTGTCGTGA
- a CDS encoding type II toxin-antitoxin system RelE/ParE family toxin: MKIQILDRAQDDLIHGFQFYEAREPGLGGYFLDCLFADIDSLLIYAGIHPLVFTYHRCLSKRFPFAIYYNMDGDLVRVQAVLDCRRNPSWTRTRLEAER, translated from the coding sequence GTGAAAATCCAGATCCTGGATAGAGCCCAGGACGATCTCATTCACGGTTTTCAATTCTACGAAGCAAGAGAACCAGGCCTCGGCGGATATTTCCTCGACTGCCTCTTTGCCGACATTGACTCCTTGCTGATCTACGCAGGGATTCATCCTCTCGTGTTTACCTACCACCGTTGCCTATCCAAACGCTTCCCCTTCGCCATCTACTACAACATGGACGGAGACCTCGTGCGCGTGCAAGCCGTATTGGACTGCCGTCGAAACCCATCATGGACGAGAACGCGCCTGGAAGCAGAACGTTAG
- a CDS encoding MBL fold metallo-hydrolase produces the protein MATVSEIAPDLFRISTLVPDFNLQFNQFLVRDAEPLLFHTGPRGMFAAVRDAVATVLDPRTVRWIGFSHVEADECGSLPEWQALAPQSTAVCSLVGKLVSVDDCMATRPALGMQEGEVLTTGKYRFRFLHTPHVPHCWEAGLLFEETQRTLLCSDLFHQAGDVEASTQADVIGRCRQVLVEYQQGPLANYMPYSTLTDPTLQRLAALQPKTLATMHGSAFVGDGARALRDLAVVLKEVLGQKS, from the coding sequence ATGGCCACTGTTTCAGAGATTGCGCCGGATCTGTTCCGCATTTCGACTCTCGTGCCGGATTTCAATTTGCAGTTCAATCAATTCCTGGTGCGCGATGCCGAACCGTTGCTGTTCCACACGGGGCCGCGCGGGATGTTTGCTGCGGTGCGTGATGCCGTGGCGACGGTGCTGGATCCCCGGACGGTGAGATGGATCGGGTTCAGCCATGTGGAAGCCGACGAGTGTGGGTCGTTGCCGGAGTGGCAAGCTCTGGCCCCGCAGTCTACGGCTGTCTGCAGTCTGGTGGGGAAGCTGGTGAGCGTCGATGATTGCATGGCGACGCGGCCTGCCTTGGGGATGCAGGAGGGGGAGGTGTTGACCACCGGCAAGTACCGCTTCCGGTTTCTCCATACGCCGCATGTGCCCCATTGCTGGGAGGCGGGCCTGTTGTTCGAGGAGACGCAGCGGACGCTCTTGTGTTCGGATCTCTTTCACCAGGCCGGCGATGTCGAGGCATCCACGCAGGCTGATGTGATAGGCCGCTGCCGGCAGGTGCTGGTCGAGTATCAGCAGGGCCCCTTGGCCAACTATATGCCTTATTCCACGCTCACGGATCCAACACTTCAGCGCCTGGCGGCTCTGCAGCCGAAAACCCTGGCGACGATGCATGGCTCGGCCTTCGTCGGCGACGGCGCTCGCGCGCTCCGCGACCTGGCGGTCGTGCTCAAGGAAGTGCTGGGCCAGAAATCGTAG